The following coding sequences are from one uncultured Cohaesibacter sp. window:
- a CDS encoding type I restriction endonuclease subunit R produces the protein MVEQITPIAETKNFIVLDKYSRASDVANQYQSEADLERELVQDLINQGYEFVPGLTTPEAMLANIRLQLEMLNSVTFSGNEWKRFVETYLDKSSDSITDKTRKIHENYIYDFVFNDGHIQNIYLVDKKNIARNKLQVINQFEQSGSHANRYDVTILVNGLPLVQIELKKRGVAIREAFNQVHRYSKESFNSEYSLFKYLQLFVISNGTDSRYFANTTKRDKNSFDFTMNWAQADNSLIKDLKDFTATFFQKRTLLNVLLHYSVFDVSDTLLVMRPYQIAATERILWKIKSSYQAKKWKKPESGGYIWHTTGSGKTLTSFKAARLATELDFIDKVFFVVDRKDLDYQTMKEYQRFSPDSVNGSDSTAGLKRNLSKDDNKIVVTTIQKLNNLMKSESDLPVYDQQVVFIFDECHRSQFGEAQKNLKKKFKRFYQFGFTGTPIFPENASGAETTGSVFGAELHSYVITDAIRDEKVLKFKVDYNDVRPQFKAIETEQDEQKLSAAENKHALLHPERIGEISQYVLKNFNQKTHRLYGRNKGFNAMFAVSSVDAAKLYYETLNRLQKDAERPLKIATIFSYAANEAQNAIGEIQDENFEVSAMDSSAKEFLKAAIDDYNAYFKTNFSVDSNGFQNYYRDLAKRVKSKEIDLLIVVGMFLTGFDAPSLNTLFVDKNLRFHGLIQAYSRTNRIYDATKTFGNIVTFRDLESATVEAITLFGDSNTKNVVLEKSYKEYMEGFSDTATGENRRGFLEIVEELEQSFPNPSDIETEEEKKAFSKLFGEYLRAENLLRNYDEFDNLKALQDVDLTDEAAVEAFKAERYLTDQDVEELQAIHMPAERKIQDYKSTYNDIRDWLRQQKAGDEQDESKINWDDVVFEIDLLKSQEINLDYILELIFEHNKKTKSKGDLVGEVRRLIRASIGNRAKEGLLVDFIGQTDLDKIGDKAGIIEAFFAFAQIQQKSEAEELIRGENLNVDAARRYMETSLKHEFASDRGIELNAILPKMSPLNPQFRAKKQSVFEKIAAFVEKFKGVGGKV, from the coding sequence ATGGTTGAACAGATCACCCCTATTGCAGAAACGAAAAACTTCATCGTTCTCGATAAATACTCAAGAGCGAGTGATGTTGCCAACCAATATCAAAGCGAAGCGGATCTCGAGCGTGAACTCGTTCAGGATCTGATCAATCAGGGCTATGAGTTCGTACCTGGTTTGACCACCCCGGAGGCCATGCTCGCAAACATACGTCTGCAACTGGAAATGCTGAATAGCGTCACATTTTCAGGGAATGAGTGGAAACGGTTTGTCGAAACCTATTTGGATAAATCCAGCGACAGCATCACCGATAAAACCAGAAAAATCCACGAAAACTATATTTATGATTTTGTGTTTAATGATGGGCATATCCAGAACATCTATCTGGTCGACAAAAAGAACATCGCCCGTAACAAGCTTCAGGTGATCAACCAATTCGAACAATCCGGTTCGCATGCCAACCGATATGATGTGACCATTCTTGTCAATGGCTTGCCGTTGGTTCAGATCGAGCTGAAAAAGCGTGGTGTGGCTATTCGTGAAGCCTTCAATCAGGTCCACAGATACAGCAAGGAAAGCTTCAATAGCGAGTATTCTCTTTTCAAATATTTGCAGTTGTTTGTGATTTCAAACGGAACCGATAGTCGGTACTTTGCCAACACGACGAAGAGAGACAAGAACAGTTTCGACTTCACCATGAACTGGGCGCAGGCCGACAACAGCCTGATCAAGGATCTAAAGGATTTCACGGCGACGTTTTTTCAGAAGCGTACGCTGCTCAATGTGTTGCTTCATTATTCCGTATTTGATGTCAGCGATACCTTGCTGGTCATGCGGCCGTATCAGATTGCCGCAACGGAACGCATTCTCTGGAAAATCAAGAGTTCGTATCAAGCAAAAAAATGGAAAAAGCCAGAAAGCGGCGGGTATATTTGGCACACCACAGGTTCGGGAAAAACACTGACCAGTTTCAAAGCCGCACGCCTTGCGACCGAGCTTGATTTTATCGACAAAGTCTTCTTCGTCGTGGACCGAAAGGACCTCGATTATCAGACAATGAAGGAGTATCAGCGTTTCTCGCCAGACAGCGTAAATGGATCGGACAGCACTGCTGGTCTGAAACGAAACCTGAGCAAGGACGACAACAAGATTGTCGTTACAACCATCCAAAAGCTCAACAACCTGATGAAGAGCGAAAGCGATCTGCCGGTCTATGATCAGCAAGTGGTGTTCATTTTTGACGAGTGCCACCGGAGCCAGTTTGGTGAAGCGCAAAAAAATCTGAAGAAGAAATTCAAACGGTTCTACCAGTTTGGCTTCACCGGCACGCCGATTTTTCCAGAAAACGCATCAGGAGCAGAAACGACAGGGAGCGTGTTTGGTGCCGAGCTGCATTCCTATGTGATAACGGATGCAATCCGTGACGAAAAGGTGCTGAAATTCAAGGTCGACTACAATGATGTGCGACCCCAATTCAAGGCGATAGAAACGGAACAAGATGAGCAGAAGCTCAGCGCAGCAGAAAACAAACATGCTCTCTTGCATCCAGAACGAATTGGCGAAATTTCTCAGTATGTTTTGAAAAATTTCAATCAGAAGACCCATCGACTTTACGGGCGCAATAAGGGCTTCAATGCCATGTTTGCCGTTAGTAGTGTTGATGCTGCCAAGCTTTATTATGAGACCTTGAATAGGTTGCAGAAGGATGCTGAAAGGCCGCTCAAGATCGCAACCATCTTCTCGTATGCAGCCAATGAAGCTCAAAATGCGATTGGCGAGATTCAAGATGAAAATTTCGAAGTTTCGGCAATGGACAGCAGCGCCAAGGAATTCCTTAAGGCTGCAATTGATGACTATAACGCCTATTTCAAGACCAACTTCAGTGTAGATAGTAATGGTTTTCAAAATTATTATCGGGATCTGGCAAAACGCGTAAAGTCCAAAGAGATCGATTTGCTAATTGTGGTGGGCATGTTCTTGACAGGTTTCGATGCTCCAAGCTTGAACACTTTGTTCGTAGACAAAAACTTGCGATTTCATGGATTGATACAAGCCTATTCCCGTACGAACCGCATATATGATGCCACCAAAACCTTTGGCAATATCGTCACGTTTCGTGATCTTGAAAGCGCAACTGTTGAAGCCATTACTCTGTTCGGTGATAGCAATACCAAGAATGTTGTCTTGGAGAAGAGCTACAAAGAATATATGGAAGGCTTCTCTGATACCGCAACAGGGGAAAATAGGCGTGGTTTCCTTGAAATTGTTGAAGAGCTGGAGCAGAGCTTTCCCAACCCGTCAGACATTGAGACTGAGGAAGAAAAGAAAGCCTTCTCCAAACTCTTCGGTGAATATCTACGTGCTGAGAACCTGCTCAGAAATTATGACGAGTTTGACAATCTCAAGGCATTGCAAGACGTAGATTTGACCGATGAGGCCGCCGTTGAGGCGTTCAAAGCAGAACGGTATTTAACTGATCAGGACGTTGAAGAGCTCCAAGCGATCCATATGCCTGCGGAACGCAAAATTCAGGATTATAAATCTACATACAACGATATTCGTGACTGGCTTCGTCAACAAAAAGCGGGAGACGAGCAGGATGAATCAAAGATCAATTGGGATGATGTCGTATTTGAAATCGATCTCCTCAAATCACAAGAGATCAATCTAGATTATATCCTTGAACTGATTTTTGAGCATAACAAGAAGACAAAAAGCAAAGGCGATCTGGTTGGCGAAGTACGCCGATTGATTCGAGCGAGCATTGGAAACCGTGCGAAAGAGGGTCTCCTTGTAGATTTCATCGGTCAGACAGATTTGGATAAGATCGGAGATAAAGCCGGTATAATTGAGGCGTTTTTTGCCTTTGCTCAGATACAACAGAAAAGTGAGGCCGAAGAGCTTATCAGGGGAGAAAATTTGAATGTGGATGCCGCGCGAAGATACATGGAAACCTCGCTGAAACACGAGTTCGCCAGTGACCGTGGAATTGAACTCAATGCCATACTGCCAAAGATGAGCCCTCTCAACCCTCAGTTCCGAGCAAAAAAACAGAGCGTATTTGAGAAAATCGCAGCATTCGTCGAGAAGTTCAAAGGCGTAGGCGGAAAGGTCTAA
- a CDS encoding AAA family ATPase, with the protein MGKTLEEIARQLRDANKKVQLIYAFNGTGKTRLSRAMKDLIAPKGVVGEEPAPVKRKFLYYSAFTEDLFVWDNDPEHDEDIKMRIQPNSFVDWILRDRGQEPNITHNFQHYTSRNITPTFPPKTVVEIVEGRRTNVQTFPEIRFAYTGGDEIENNVKISKGEESSLIWSIFYTLLQEVVDLLKEPDPDKRDDGEYDDLEYVFIDDPVSSLDENHLIELAIDIAGLISKSRFENGDGVNYIITTHNPLFFNVLCKEMKKASKYLLTKQCDGTFVIEKKDGAANSSFAYHHHLIGILRSAIAQNDIQKFHFNLLRNIYEKTANFLGYGHWTDLLLTVPDGRAEYLKKLTNHYSHRELSFEEVADPTEKQKEDVAVLLNNLITKYGYWQSEEPNG; encoded by the coding sequence ATGGGAAAGACTCTCGAAGAAATTGCACGGCAGTTACGAGATGCCAACAAAAAGGTACAATTGATCTATGCCTTCAATGGCACCGGAAAAACGCGTCTGTCCCGTGCAATGAAAGATCTGATTGCCCCAAAAGGAGTTGTGGGAGAAGAGCCTGCGCCGGTAAAACGGAAGTTTCTGTACTACAGCGCATTTACTGAGGATCTGTTCGTCTGGGATAATGATCCTGAGCATGATGAAGATATCAAGATGCGCATTCAGCCAAACTCCTTTGTTGACTGGATCCTTCGAGACAGAGGTCAAGAGCCAAACATCACCCACAACTTCCAGCACTACACAAGCCGTAATATTACTCCGACTTTTCCGCCTAAAACCGTCGTCGAAATAGTTGAGGGAAGACGGACCAATGTTCAGACTTTCCCCGAAATCAGATTTGCATACACTGGTGGAGATGAAATCGAGAACAATGTCAAAATCTCGAAGGGTGAAGAAAGCAGTCTTATCTGGAGTATTTTTTACACTTTACTACAGGAAGTTGTTGACCTCTTAAAGGAGCCAGACCCAGACAAACGAGACGATGGAGAATATGACGATCTCGAATATGTGTTCATCGACGACCCAGTCAGCTCACTGGATGAAAACCATTTGATTGAGTTGGCGATTGATATTGCTGGGTTGATTTCAAAAAGTCGTTTCGAGAATGGCGATGGAGTAAATTATATAATAACAACGCACAACCCTTTATTCTTCAATGTCCTATGTAAAGAGATGAAGAAAGCCTCTAAATATCTATTAACTAAACAATGTGACGGCACTTTCGTCATTGAGAAAAAAGACGGAGCAGCGAACTCAAGCTTTGCATACCACCATCACCTGATAGGGATCTTGCGATCTGCCATTGCACAGAACGATATTCAAAAATTTCACTTCAATCTTTTGAGAAATATATACGAAAAAACTGCCAATTTTCTGGGGTATGGGCATTGGACCGATTTACTTTTGACTGTGCCCGATGGCCGAGCTGAATACCTGAAAAAGTTGACCAACCACTACAGTCATCGTGAGCTTTCTTTCGAAGAAGTGGCCGATCCCACCGAGAAGCAAAAGGAAGACGTGGCGGTTTTGTTGAACAACTTGATAACCAAATATGGTTACTGGCAATCGGAGGAGCCAAATGGTTGA
- a CDS encoding restriction endonuclease subunit S: protein MSELGFLEKLLDGASVEWKSVADIFHVKNGYTPSKSNNVFWENGTVPWFRMDDIRENGRVLSQSLQNITEDAVKGGRLFPANSMIFATSATIGEHALVTVPHLANQRFTNLALRDEYTEHFDQKFLFYYGFLLADWCKNNTTKSSFASVDMDGFRKFLVPIPCPEDPKKSLAIQAEIVRILDKFTELTAELTAELTARKKQYNHYRDQLLSFEDGDVEWMTLGDVSSLITKGTTPKSYTSDGISFIKTEAFEGSYINKKKLSYIDETTHKTALKRSILEADDILFTIAGATIGKIAMVDQSILPANTNQALAIIRVDASAHKKFIFYLLQSRLMKNYIEMNAKGSAQPNLNLKQLNDFPIPVPSVAEQIRIVDILDKFDTLTTSISEGLPREIELRQKQYEYYRDLFLSFPKSGEAT, encoded by the coding sequence ATGAGCGAGTTGGGATTTCTGGAAAAGCTGTTGGACGGGGCTTCAGTGGAGTGGAAATCTGTTGCGGATATTTTTCATGTCAAAAACGGGTATACTCCCAGCAAGAGCAATAATGTGTTCTGGGAAAATGGCACTGTTCCTTGGTTCAGGATGGATGACATCCGCGAAAATGGCCGAGTGTTGAGCCAGTCGCTCCAAAATATAACTGAAGATGCGGTGAAGGGGGGACGGCTGTTCCCCGCGAATTCGATGATCTTTGCTACCTCGGCAACCATCGGGGAACATGCTCTGGTAACTGTTCCGCACTTGGCAAATCAGAGGTTCACCAACCTTGCGTTAAGGGATGAATATACCGAGCATTTCGACCAAAAATTTTTGTTCTATTATGGTTTTCTATTGGCTGACTGGTGCAAGAACAATACGACGAAGTCGAGCTTCGCATCCGTCGACATGGACGGGTTTCGAAAGTTCCTTGTGCCCATCCCATGCCCCGAAGATCCAAAGAAGTCGCTTGCGATCCAGGCAGAGATTGTTCGGATTTTGGACAAGTTCACCGAGCTGACCGCCGAGCTGACCGCCGAGCTGACCGCCCGCAAAAAACAGTATAACCACTACCGCGATCAACTGCTGAGTTTTGAAGACGGTGACGTGGAGTGGATGACTTTGGGGGATGTATCATCTCTAATAACCAAAGGGACAACTCCAAAATCATATACTTCAGATGGCATTTCGTTCATAAAAACAGAGGCATTTGAAGGCTCGTATATAAACAAGAAAAAATTGAGTTATATTGATGAAACAACCCACAAAACGGCGCTGAAGCGTTCGATTTTAGAAGCCGATGACATACTGTTCACTATTGCAGGAGCAACGATTGGCAAGATTGCAATGGTTGACCAAAGCATCCTTCCTGCAAATACAAACCAAGCACTCGCGATAATCCGCGTAGATGCATCGGCACATAAGAAGTTCATTTTTTACCTTCTGCAGTCGAGGTTAATGAAAAACTACATTGAGATGAACGCCAAAGGTTCTGCACAGCCAAACTTGAACCTGAAACAGCTGAATGACTTTCCCATTCCTGTCCCCTCTGTAGCCGAGCAAATTCGCATCGTCGACATTCTCGACAAATTCGACACCCTGACCACGTCCATCAGCGAGGGCTTACCGCGAGAGATAGAGCTTCGGCAAAAACAATATGAATATTACCGTGATCTGTTCTTGAGCTTCCCTAAATCAGGGGAGGCTACATGA
- a CDS encoding type I restriction-modification system subunit M — MTGQQQIEALHRQIWQIANEVRGAVDGWDFKQFVLGALFYRFISENFTTYIEGGDDSIDYASMADADIPDEAKDDAIKTKGYFIYPSQLFANVVATAKTNESLNTDLAAIFKAIEASANGYPSEEDIKGLFSDFDTTSNRLGNTVKNKNERLVQVLKGVAELPLNFEENEGDLFGDAYEFLISNYAANAGKSGGEFFTPRHVSKLIAQLALHKQTSVNKIYDPACGSGSLLLQAKKHFDKHIIEEGFFGQEINYTTYNLARMNMFLHNVNYDKFNIQYGNTLEDPHFGDEKPFDAIVSNPPYSVKWKGSDDPTLINDERFAPAGVLAPKSKADFAFVLHALHYLSARGRAAIVCFPGIFYRGGVEKKIRQYLVDNNFVETVIALAPNLFFGTTIAVNILVLAKNKPDTAIQFIDASGEEFFHKGTNNNFMEDRHIANIIEMFDSKKTVAHVAEAVPYDTIVEKDYNLSVSAYVEPKDTREVVDIAELNTEIETTVARIDQLRADIDAIVAEIEA; from the coding sequence ATGACGGGTCAGCAACAGATTGAAGCTTTACATCGGCAGATTTGGCAAATCGCCAACGAGGTGCGGGGCGCGGTCGATGGATGGGATTTCAAACAATTTGTTCTTGGAGCCTTGTTTTATCGTTTCATCAGCGAGAATTTCACCACCTATATCGAAGGTGGAGACGACAGCATTGACTATGCCTCAATGGCCGATGCAGACATCCCCGATGAAGCCAAGGACGATGCGATCAAGACCAAGGGATATTTCATCTATCCCAGCCAGCTATTCGCCAACGTGGTTGCGACGGCAAAAACAAATGAAAGCTTGAATACAGATCTGGCGGCGATCTTCAAGGCGATTGAAGCCTCTGCCAATGGCTATCCTTCGGAAGAAGACATCAAGGGCCTCTTTTCAGACTTTGACACCACCAGCAACCGCCTTGGCAATACGGTCAAGAACAAAAATGAGCGTCTGGTGCAAGTGCTCAAAGGTGTGGCAGAGCTTCCTCTTAATTTCGAGGAGAATGAAGGCGATCTGTTCGGCGATGCTTACGAGTTCTTGATCTCGAATTATGCTGCCAACGCCGGGAAATCTGGCGGCGAGTTTTTCACGCCACGACACGTATCCAAGTTGATTGCTCAACTGGCATTGCACAAACAAACCAGCGTCAACAAGATCTATGATCCGGCATGTGGGTCCGGTTCGTTGCTTCTTCAGGCCAAGAAGCACTTTGACAAACATATCATTGAAGAAGGCTTTTTCGGGCAGGAGATCAACTACACCACCTATAACCTCGCCCGGATGAACATGTTCTTGCACAATGTGAACTACGACAAGTTCAATATTCAATATGGCAACACGCTGGAAGATCCGCATTTTGGTGATGAGAAGCCTTTTGACGCCATCGTGTCGAACCCGCCTTATTCGGTGAAATGGAAAGGGTCCGACGATCCGACCCTGATCAATGATGAACGCTTTGCCCCGGCTGGCGTGTTGGCTCCGAAATCAAAGGCTGACTTTGCCTTCGTGCTGCACGCCCTGCATTACCTGTCTGCGAGAGGTCGCGCGGCAATCGTCTGCTTCCCTGGTATTTTCTATCGAGGTGGAGTCGAAAAGAAGATCCGACAATATCTGGTCGACAACAACTTTGTTGAAACGGTGATCGCGCTGGCGCCAAACCTGTTCTTCGGGACCACCATCGCGGTGAACATTCTGGTTCTGGCCAAGAACAAGCCCGATACTGCCATTCAATTCATTGATGCCAGTGGGGAAGAGTTCTTCCACAAAGGCACGAACAACAACTTCATGGAAGACCGGCACATTGCCAACATCATTGAGATGTTTGACAGCAAGAAGACCGTGGCCCACGTCGCTGAAGCCGTACCCTATGACACGATTGTCGAGAAAGACTACAACCTTTCGGTCAGCGCCTATGTTGAGCCCAAGGACACCCGCGAAGTCGTCGATATCGCGGAGCTGAATACCGAGATTGAAACCACCGTTGCCAGGATCGATCAGCTGCGCGCCGATATTGATGCCATTGTCGCGGAGATCGAGGCATGA
- a CDS encoding helix-turn-helix domain-containing protein encodes MPNDDIMTMRELADYLKIAEKTAYRFASEGRVPGFKVGSAWRFRKSEIERWIADQEQRQEGNKK; translated from the coding sequence ATGCCCAACGATGATATCATGACGATGAGAGAGCTCGCAGATTATCTCAAGATCGCGGAGAAAACGGCCTATCGATTTGCGTCGGAAGGAAGGGTTCCTGGCTTCAAAGTGGGGAGTGCCTGGAGATTCCGCAAAAGCGAAATTGAGCGTTGGATTGCTGATCAGGAGCAAAGGCAAGAAGGGAACAAGAAATGA
- a CDS encoding relaxase/mobilization nuclease domain-containing protein encodes MLIKFFRSGQGNGSAPINYLIASHVKEYDGNRHLIFGADNKPKMKVRDPLPDIVRGNIDVTRSLIDQCRHKWRYRSGVISFAASDMPTYDQQIEVINEFEQLAFAGLHADQYNILWVRHQHEGRVELHFLTPRCELTTGKSLNIAPPGYRKTCDTLRDLKNLQYGWADPCDSSRMQSAIAPKREMVERARSRDQLQIWIEELISIGEISDRKEMVAILKKTGFLIPRQGKQYITVQDPETDTRWRMRGAIYDENWTRQSFVEQKDHGSNARDREIQQHQIDSVVLATEQFVNDTISKLKDAKLTISDDIRQIREFSKRARNAERDVATIERKAYQERSKRLFYMILLCIPTWAMVTLLAVMLWSPGTILQPGNYIMIDMQNHTFQKCESVDGGSLCTNLE; translated from the coding sequence ATGTTGATTAAATTCTTTCGATCTGGTCAAGGCAATGGATCTGCTCCCATCAATTATCTCATTGCGTCCCATGTCAAGGAATACGACGGTAATCGGCATCTCATATTCGGTGCAGACAACAAACCGAAAATGAAGGTCCGTGATCCTTTGCCAGATATCGTTCGAGGCAATATCGATGTCACCCGTTCACTTATCGATCAGTGCCGGCACAAATGGCGCTATCGGTCAGGTGTCATCAGTTTTGCAGCATCTGACATGCCAACTTACGATCAGCAAATTGAAGTAATTAACGAATTCGAGCAACTCGCTTTTGCGGGTCTTCATGCTGACCAGTATAATATTCTATGGGTTCGGCACCAGCATGAGGGCCGGGTGGAATTGCACTTCCTGACACCACGGTGTGAATTAACCACAGGCAAGAGCCTGAACATTGCTCCTCCGGGATATCGGAAAACTTGCGACACTCTTCGCGATTTGAAGAACCTGCAATATGGCTGGGCCGATCCCTGCGATTCATCGCGAATGCAGAGTGCCATTGCTCCCAAAAGAGAGATGGTGGAGAGAGCCAGAAGTCGTGACCAGCTGCAAATATGGATTGAAGAGCTCATTTCAATCGGGGAGATCTCTGACCGTAAAGAGATGGTCGCCATCCTGAAAAAAACAGGTTTTCTAATCCCACGCCAAGGCAAGCAGTACATCACCGTTCAAGATCCCGAAACAGATACACGCTGGCGAATGAGAGGAGCCATTTATGATGAAAACTGGACCAGACAAAGCTTTGTTGAGCAAAAAGATCACGGATCGAATGCAAGAGATCGAGAAATCCAACAGCATCAGATCGACTCTGTGGTATTGGCCACAGAGCAATTCGTGAACGATACGATCTCCAAATTGAAAGACGCAAAGCTTACAATCAGCGACGATATCCGACAAATCCGGGAATTCTCGAAACGAGCCCGAAATGCGGAAAGGGATGTCGCGACCATCGAAAGAAAGGCGTACCAGGAAAGGTCCAAGCGCCTCTTCTACATGATCCTGCTTTGTATTCCGACATGGGCGATGGTCACACTTCTGGCTGTGATGCTCTGGTCACCAGGCACGATCCTTCAACCCGGCAACTACATCATGATCGACATGCAAAACCACACATTCCAGAAATGCGAAAGCGTGGACGGCGGAAGCCTTTGCACCAATCTCGAATAG
- the mobC gene encoding plasmid mobilization relaxosome protein MobC, producing MNNGNKWKRARRPASYDARPCEGRQAFPSTPTKKQLSQTVVMRCSAADKAKLTARAEADGQSMSELLRSTLNLIKPSRKRGAPKVDHDLLVAINRIGNNINQLAKAINSARRAGDLHHIDAVNIVAALVGLDRQLANLMCNSERWDARDVD from the coding sequence TTGAACAATGGCAATAAATGGAAAAGAGCAAGGCGACCCGCGTCATACGACGCAAGGCCTTGCGAGGGAAGGCAAGCCTTCCCCTCGACCCCAACCAAGAAGCAGCTTTCACAAACGGTTGTTATGCGTTGTTCTGCTGCTGACAAGGCGAAGCTTACCGCTCGTGCTGAGGCCGACGGTCAGTCGATGTCTGAATTGTTGCGCTCGACTCTCAATCTGATCAAACCATCGCGCAAGCGGGGAGCACCAAAAGTCGATCACGATCTCCTTGTTGCAATCAACCGCATCGGCAACAACATCAATCAATTGGCCAAAGCAATCAATTCTGCGCGCCGCGCCGGAGATTTACATCACATTGACGCAGTAAATATCGTGGCGGCCTTAGTTGGCCTCGATCGGCAGTTGGCCAATCTCATGTGCAATAGCGAGAGATGGGATGCCCGTGATGTTGATTAA